DNA from Pseudodesulfovibrio senegalensis:
GCTCTATTTCGCAGCGGTATTCCTTGCCGTTGAAGGTCTTGAGAGTGCATGCACCCATTGTTTTCCTCGTGATTTTTTATGGTATGTTTTTGGGTACTATATGACTTGAAAGTGCGTACTTGTCATAAGTGGCATTATGTCAGAAAAAGGTATCAACGTAAATCACGGCGTCAGCCGTTCACATTTTGACAAGGAGAACAATCATGGAATTGTTTGAAGCTTTGAACACCCGGAGAAGCATTCGCAAATTCACGGATGAACCCGTTGCCGACGGGGATCTGCGCGCGGTTCTGGAGGCGGCCATGATGGCTCCCAGCGCGGGCAATGCCCAGCCGTGGCAGTTCGTGGTCATCAGGGACCGGGACACGCTGGCCAAGGTGACCACGATCAACCCCTATGCGGCCATGGCCCCGAAGTCGCCGGTGAGCGTGCTGGTCTGCGGCGACCTGAGCCTGGAAAAGTTCGCGGGCTACTGGGTGCAGGATTGTTCCGCCGCCATCCAGAATCTGCTGCTGGCCGCCCACGGGTCGGGACTCGGCGCGGTGTGGACCGGCATCTACCCCATGCAGGACCGTGTGGACGGCTTTCGTCAGCTGCTCGGCCTGCCCGAGCATGTGGTACCGTTGGGCTTGGTGGTTCTGGGACATCCGAACCAGCACATGAAGTCCGAACCCCGTTTCCGCGAGGACAGGATTCACCGTGATCGTTGGGAGGCCTAGGCATGGAAACTATCTGCGTGCACGTGTTGTTCGAGGCCCGTCCGGGCTTCGGCGACCGACTGGCCAAGGTCCTGCTGCGATTGCAGGACAACAGCCGCAAGGATTCGGGCTGTCTGCAGTACGACATGCACCGCCTTCCCGACGATCCGGATCAATTCATGCTCTATGAACGCTGGGAGTCGCAGGAATTGCTGGACGCGCATCTGGGCGCGGAACATCTGGCAGGGGTGCAAAAAGAGATGGCGGACGTGCTGGTGGACAAGCCCTTGATAACCATATGGAATCCATTGAAAGGAGAATGATATGAACATCGTAGCATTTAACGGCAGCGCGCGCCGCGGCGGCAACACCGCGGCAATGCTCAAGGCGGCCATGGCGCCGCTGGAAGCCGCCGGAATCGAAACCGAACTGGTGGAACTGGGCGGCAGGAAAATGCACGGTTGCATTGCCTGCTATAAGTGTTTTGAGAACAAGGACCATCGTTGCGCCGTGAACAACGATTTCATGAACGAATGTATCGACCGCATGCACGATGCGGACGGCATCCTGCTTGGCTCGCCTACGTACTACGCCAATATTTCCACGGAGATGAAGGCGCTCATCGACCGGGCCGGGCTGGTGGCCCGCGCCAACGGCAACAGCCTGCGCCGCAAGGTCGGGGCCGGGGTCGTGGTGGCCCGCCGGGGCGGAGCCGTGCACGCCTTCAACTCCCTGAACCATTTCTTTTTCATCAACGAGATGGTGGTGCCCGGAGCCGACTACTGGAACATGGGCTTCGGTCTGGAAAAGGGCGACGTGCTCAAGGACGAGGAGGCCATGAACACCATGCGCATCCTCGGCGAGAACATGGCCTGGGTCATGGAAGCGTTGCACAAGGCATAGTCTATGGGAGGATTTTTTTGGGGAGGGGGGCTTTGAAAAGCCCCCCTCCCCAAACCCCACCCCGCAAATTTTTTAGCGCCGGTGCCCGTCCCGCTTTCGCAGGACGGGCACCGGTTATTTTGCGAACAGGTAGGTTTTTCGCATCCCGTTCCGCTTTCGCAGAATGCGGAATTGAGCAGGGTCAAGGGACGTGTCCCTTGCGGGTGCAGGGCAGCGCCCTGCCCGCCGGGGGCGTCAGAATTCCCGGTTCATCTTTTCCAGCGCGGCTTCCAATACTTCGCGCTCCTGATCGGTGAGCGTGGACGTGATGTCGGCGGTGAGCCGGTTGTGCTGCATGTCGTGCTCGGCAAAGATTTCCATGCCCGCGCTGGTCAGCTCCACGAGAATGGAGCGACGGTCCGTGTCGTGCGGTCTGCGCCGGACCAGACCGGCCGCTTCGAGCCTGTCCACCATCACGGTCAGCGTGCCGGTGGTCACGCCCATTTTCCCGGCCAGTTCCTTCATGCGCAGGGCGGAATGGATGCCGAGGATTTCCAGCGTATGCATCTGCGGCAGGCTCAACCCGTTGTCGCGCACCACGCCGTGCTCCCATGACGAGAGTTTTTCGAAGAATTCCACGATCAACAGGGTCAGGCGTTCCAGTTCCGGCATGGGCGCTCCTTTTGCGGTCTGTCTAGCTGATGAAATCGCCGTACAGGGTATAGGTGCCAAAGGCCACGGTCAACAGCCCGGCCGTGCGCATGATGGCCGGTTCCACCCATGGGCGCTGCAGCCGGCGCATGATTCCGGCGACCTTGAAGATGGCATAGATGACCCCGGCCAATGCCACCCCCGTGCTCAGGGCATAGATGCCGAATACGGCCATGGACCGGAACGCGCTGCCGGATTCCAGCGCATAGGAATACATGATGGCCACGGTGGGGCAGGGCACGATCATGTTCACGAATCCCAATATGGCCAGCCCCCAGGCCGTGGAGCGGCGCGCGGAAAGCGGCGAGTGGGCGTGGTCGTTTCGGTCGTGTTTGTGGTCGCTGTGGCAGTGCTCATGCCCGCAATGGCAGTGGTCGTGATTGTGCAGCAACTGTGGCCGCACAAGCAGGATCAGGCCCAACAGCACGATGATCCCGGCCGTGACCACGTCCGTTACCGCGCGCACCGAGTCCGGCAACCCCGTGGAAAGCAGGCCGAGAGCCAGCCCGATGGCAAGGCAGCCCAGCGTGGTGCCGGTTATGAAGGATGCCGTGAGGACGCTTACCCGTCGCCCGCTGCTGTCCCCGGCCACGAACGGTGCCAGTACAACCCATGAATGCCCGCATGGATTGATGCCGTGAATGAGTCCGAGAAACAGGCCGGATTGCAGCGCAACGAGAAAGAGGGTGTCCGTATTCATTTTGACCTCATTTTGTTTGAGTATCAAAATGAACTATTCCCAAAAAGCTTGATAGTCAAGCGAAGCTGCAGGGCGGGTAAATCAGCTGGCGGGCAGGGTCACCGTAACCACGGTTTCGCCGGGCAGCGAAGTGTCGAGCCGGGCGTCGCCGCCATGGGTGCGCGCGATGAGCCGTATGGAGTAGGTTCCGAGGCCCGACCCCTTGGACCCGCTGCCTTTGGCGTATTTGTCGAAGAAGGTGTCGCGCAGCTCCTGCGGCACCGCACCCTGGTTGTGCACGGAAATGGTGACGGCGTGGTTGCGGGACAGTTCCACCTGCACGGAGCCGCCTTCGGGCGAGGCTTCGATGGCGTTCTTGATCATGTTGGAAAGCATGGAAAGCATGAGGGTCTCTTCGCCCATGAACGGGAATGTCTGCGCCCCGTCCGGGGCGTTCACGCCAAAGCTTATGCTTCTTGCCCGCAGCAGGGGCCGTATTTCGGCACTGATCTGGTCCAGAAGGTACAACAGGTCGATTTGTACCGGCTCGATCCGGTAGGTGCCGGTTTCCATCTTGTAGAGGTCCAGCGAGCGGTTGATAAGCTGCAGCATGGATTCTCCGGCTTTGCGGATCACCCCAAGCATCTGGGTCTGCCTGTCGTCCAGATTGCCCATGCGGATGATTTCGTCAGGCAGGCCGATGACCGCGCCCAGCGGCGTCTTGAGGTCGTGCCGGGCCATGCGTTCCATGTCGTCGCGCAATGCTTCGGCACGCTTCATGTCCGAGATGTCGCGGCTCACGCCCTGCATGCCCACCATTTCCCCTTCCTCGTTGTAGAGCACGGTGGCACGCGTTTCCACCCAGACGGTGGAGCCGTTCCTGCATTTCATTTCAAGGGTCAGGGTCAGGCTTTTGTTGGGCGGCAGTCGGTTGCGGATGCTTTTTTCCAGTGCGGAGACCGCGTTGAGCAGCACCGGCCGGGAGCCGGGAGCAATGAAATCCCACAGGGGGCGGCCGAGCACCTCGGAGGCTTCGTAGCCACGCAATTTGCGGTCCGAGGGGCTGATGTAGGTGAAGCGCATGTTGGCGTCCAGTCCCCAGATCACGTCGGTCACGTTTTCCGTGAGCAGGCGGTATTTGCTTTCGCTCTTGCGCAGGGCCTCTTCCATCTGCCGCCGCCGGGTCATGTCCGTGCCCACGCAGAGCACGTCTCGAAGTCGTCCGCGATTGTCGTAGGAAGGTCGGTTGGCCCATGAAACCCAGACGATTTCCCCGTTTTTGCGTACGCTTTGCAGTTCGTGGACCGGCACCGATGCCGGGTCGCGCAGCATGAGGTTGATCTTGCCGACCTGGTTTGTTCCGTCCACCGAGACTTCCGGCACAAGCGTTCCGGCAAAGGGTTTTCCCAGAACGTCGTTTTTTTCGAGTTCGTAGAACGAGAGGGCGTATTCGTTGATGAAGGCCACGGTCCCGTCCGTTTCCAGCCGCAGGATCAGGCTGCGGGCCTGATGCACGAGGTGCATGTATTCTTCTTGGGCCAGTTCGCGTGCCTGCATCTGGTGCAGGGAAAACCAGACCACCAGCGAAACCAGCAGGGCCAGCAGCAGCCCGGAGCCGATGATGAATGGCCGGTAGGGGGACGGGCCCCATCCGCCTTCGGGCGCGGCCGCGAGCATCCAGTATCCCTGGGGCAGCAGCACGTTCATGATCACGGGGTCGTTTCGGAATACGGCTGCTTCGCCAAAAATGACATCCCAGCCACCGTCCGCAGACGGCGTTTTCAGCGCTTTTTGCAGCAGCGGATACTCCGTAAGCCCGGCTTCAAGGAACAGCGGTTCCGGAGCGATGATCATGGTCACCGTGCCCCAGAACGGTCCGGCGTCGATGCGTCCTTCCTTGTGCAGGAAAACGGGCGTGGCCGCCACGATGCCTTTCGTGCCGTTCTGCAGGGAAACGGGCCCGGCAAGGTACATGCTGCGCCGGGCGATGCTGTTTTCAATGACTTCGGTCTGAACTCGGGACAGGCCGTCGTGTATGCTGGAGCCCACCAGGGAGAGGCGGGAACTGGTCGGGTATGCGTGGACGATGGTGTTGCCGCGGGTCAGGATCACGGCCAGCACGCCTGTTTGCCCGAAGGCAAGGCTGCGGGTCAGCGTGTCGAATTCCTGGGCGGTCATGTCCGGGTTCGAGGCCACCGAAGCCTTGAGGCCGCGCATGATGTTCAGTTTGTCGCCCAGTGCGTTTTCAAAGCGGCTCTGGATGGCGCTGAGCTTGTAGAAGGTGTCCAGCCGCTCCTTGGTGCGCTGGGCCTTGTCGTCGGCCTGCTGCACCACAAACGTCGCGGCCACGAGGACCGCAAACAGGATGGCGGGAATAAGTAGTGTCGAGCGTTTCACCAGTGCCTCCGGGCGATTGAGGGCCGGATTTGGAGGCAGGATAGCACCCTCGGTGAATTATGAGAATGATTTTAGAATACTATTGTCCCTGCGCCTTGGCGTAGCGGGTGGTGGCGGTTGCCCTGACAGGCAGGGCCGCGAGTTCGGCGGGTGTCGGAAAAAGGAATCTCGTGGTGGTGCGGCGGCGCAGCTTTCGTGTGCGCAGGCCGCGCACGCGGTCAAGGTTGCGGCTGCCGATGGGGTCGAATGACCGGGCCGCTGTTTCGGCAGGCGAAACAAGCACGTCCATGGCCGCCCGCGTGGCCAGGTCCAGCATGTCTTCAAGGTAATCGTGCGCCTGCGCCCATGGCTGCACGCGCTCCGCGATTCCCAGCGACTGGTCCCATGTCTTGCGCGTGCACAGGTTCAGGCTGCCCATCATCAATCGTTTCTTGATCAGGAAGGTCCAGCGGCGTTGGGCTGTGGCCGAGAGCAAGGCGCCTTCCTGCCGCCTGCTGGGTGTGCGAAAAAGCTTGAGCGCGGTGCGCGGGTTCCAGTCGATTTTCAGGTCCGCCTGCATTTCCACGTACACATGGCTCGCCTTGCCCCCGTAGGGCATGTTCCAGAGCATGTTGGGCACAAAATAGTTGTGGGCCACCACGTCCGCGGCAAGATGGGTCAGATAGCCCCGGGCATAGGCCTTGGTGCGCGGGTCGCGGGCGGATTCCATCAGGGTAAGGCCGGTTTCCCAGTTGTGGCTGTGCCCGGGTTTGAAGCGGGTGCCCTTGCCGATGAAGATGTCGGCGCTCAGGCAGCCATAGAGAAAGGCCGTTGAATGGCGGAACAGGTTTTGTGCGAGCAGGGCCGGAAAAAGGTGCAGGTTGTCTAGCGCAAACTGGCCGATGGCCAGATGTGCGCCCGGTCCCCAGGCCATGGCGTCGGCCGGGAAGGCCATGATGGCCGTAAGTGTTGCGCAGAATCCCGCGCAGAGGGTCAATATCGTTTTCATGCCTCGCTCCGAGGCCTCAAGGTAAGGATGTGGGCCTGCAAGTCAAGGTTTTTTCGGGTACGAATTCGTGGTTTTTCGTTGCACGGCGCGGGTCATGCCCCAAGTCTTTTGATGTTTGTGTCGGCATATCGGTAGGCTATGGCCGCCGAGCTCCAGGTAATGGCGAAAATCGACCACCAAACAGAAGTCAGACCGAGGTGCAGGAGGTCCGTACAGACCCAGAAAAACAGGATGGGCGCGGCAAATTGCCGCCACAGGCCCAGCCAGACCGCGAATGCGGGCCGTTTCATGCCCTGAAGCGCGGACGTGCATACGAAGATGATGATGTAGCCGAGGAAGATCAGGGCGTCGATGCGCAGATACGCGGCGCCCATGTCGGCCACGGTCTGGTCTGCGGTGAATATGTTCATGAGGGGCCGCGCAAAGGCGATGACCGGAACCGCCACGGGCAGCATGACCCATGCCCCGTATTTGATGCAGGTGAGCATGGTCTCGCGGATGCGGTCGACGTTTCCGGCCCCGTGGTTCTGGGCCACGATGGACAGGGCCGCCACGTTCAGGCCGATGCCGGGCATGAAGGCCACCTGTTCCACGCGCATGGCCACGCCGTAAGCGGCCACGGCCTGCTGCCCGAAATCGCTGATAAAGGCGTTGACCACGAACATGCCCATGCCGATGGTCAGAAAGTTCAGGGTGGCCGGAAAGCCCTGCCGGGCTATGTCCAGAAACAGCGTGGGCCGCGGAATCAGGTTTCGCCCTCTGGCCGTGCACAGCAATCCGGTGCGCCGGGCCTTGTACAAAAGGTACGCGCTGCCGATGCACTGGATGACCACGGTGGCCCAGGCCACGCCGGAAACGCCCATGGCCGGGACGCCCAGCCCGCCGAAGATGAACCACGGGTCCAGCACGCAGTTGAGCACGGCGCCCGCAATCAGGAAATTGCGCATGGTCCGGGTGTCGCCCGTGGCCTGCAGCGTGGCATTGAACATGAATACGAGCAGGAACGCGGGAGCGCCCATGAAAATGGGCGTCATGTAGGCCATGCAGGTGTCCAGGTACGGACCGTGGGCGCCCATGATTCCGAACAGCACGGGCGCGAAGCGGATGCCGAAGAAGCCCAGCAGCACGCTGGAAACGAGGCCGAAGCTCACGGTCTGCACCACGAACAGGCGGGCCTCGTCGTTTTTTTTCGCGCCCAGGGCCCCGCCGATCAGGGCCATGGAGCCGGTCTGGATACCCGAGCCCACGGCTATGATGATGAAGAATACGGGCAGGGCAAGACTGAGTGCGGCCTGTGCCTCGGTGCCGATGAGGCCCGCGAACCATGTGTCCACCACGTTGTACATGGTGTTGAAAAAGAAGCCCACGCTCGCGGGAATGGCGATGCTGCGGATCAATCCGGGGATGGGAAGCGTGGTCAGGCTTTTTTCATGCATGGTCCGGCGAGACTATCCTGCCTTTTCCGCCGAGGCAATGACGGTGACGGTGCAAAAAAGGCCGACCCGTTTGATCGGGTCGGCCTCGTTGTCTGCGGCAGAGGGAGAGGCTATTTTTTCAGGCCCAGTTCCTTTTCCAGGAACTTGAAATCGATGTTGTTGGCCACGAGGTCGGCGCCCTGCTTGATCTTGATGGCATCGCGCAGCTTGTGCCGCGAAAGGATGGAGTCCATTTTCTTGGCCACGGAGTAGGTGTCTTCGCGCACCATGATGATCGGGGTTTCCAGCACCTCGGAGCGGGTCAGGATGATGTCGTTGGGATAGAGGTTGCCGGTGAGCACCAGACAGGGGCAGTCGCCTTCCAGAGCCACCAGCTGCACGTCGGAGCGGTCGCCGCCCACGATGATGGCGGAATTCTTTTTCTTGCGGAAGTGGGTCATGAAGTTCTCCACCTGCATGGTGCCGATGAGGAAACTTTCCACCACGCGGTCCGCCTTGTTGTGCGCGGAGATGATCTTGCCGCCCAGGCGTTCGGCCAGATCGCCCACCTTGATGGCGCCCATGAGCGGGTCGCGCGGGATGACGCCCAGCACGTTGATGCCCCGGCTTTTGAGGAACGGGGCCAGCAGCTGGTTGACCTCGTCCATGAAATGGGGCGGGACGTCGTTGAGCACCACGCCGATGAGGTTGTCCCCGAGGGCTTCCTTCATCACCGCCAGATAGTCGTATTTGAGCTCTTTTTCAAAGCGGTCGATGATCACGGTCTTGATTCCGAGGCGCTTGACCACGGTGACCGCATCCGTGTCGCAGTACTTGCCCGAGTACATGGAGCCGGACCCGGCCACAAGGGTCACGTCCCGGTCCTTGGAAAGGGCTTCGTAATTTTCGGCAATGGTGTCGGTCAGCCCGTCCATCTTGCCGGAGAACGCCTTGACCTTGAAATCCTGCGTAACCACCACCGGGGTGACTTTTTCCGGGTCCTGATCCAGTCCGAGCACGTCCTGCACGAACAGGGCGTCGTCGTCCCCGAGTTTGCCGTCCACCTCCACGGGCATGGCTCCCACGGGCTTCATGTAGCCCACGTTGTAGCCTTCCTTCTGGAATTTGAGGCCGAGCCCCATGACGATCATGTTCTTTCCCGAATAGCCGGTGGTCGATCCTATGTAGAGACCGGGCATGCCTTCCTCCTCTTTTGGAAACTTTTGCGTAAAAATCAGCCTACGGTCAAGCGCAGGTCGGCCACCAGGGCCCCATATTCATCCACAAGTACCGGATTCAGCTCCGCTTCCCGGATGTTGGGAAAATCGTCTGCCATCTGTGATACCGTCATGACCATGTCCTCAAGCGCTCCGAAATTCACCGGCGGCTGGCCTCGCACGCCCCTGAGCAACGGGTAGGAGCGGATTTCGCGCACGATCTCCTGAGCGTCCTGCAGGGTCAGCGGTGCCAGTCTCCATGCTTCGTCCCCGAGTATGTCCGCGGCCGGGCCGGCCATGGAAAAACCCACCATGGGGCCGAACTGCGGGTCCTGGCGAAGACGTATCTTGACTTCGCGGGCGTTGGCCGGACCCATGGACTGCACCAGACAGCCGGTAATGTATGCGCCGGGACGCAACCGCATGACGCGGCTGGTGATGTCCCGGAACGCGCTGCGCACCTGTTGCGGGGTTTCGAGATTCAGGGCTACCGCATCCAGTCCGCTGCGCCGGTCAATGTGCGGGGACACGATCTTGAGCGCCACCGGGTAGCCGATTTTCTTGGCTGCTCTGGCCGCCTGGTCGCTGGTGCGGGCCAGCTTGGATTCCGGCACGGGCAGTTCGTAGGCCATGGCCATTTCAAAGGCCTGCGCCTGCCGCAGTTCGGGCAGATGGATTTCCAGAGCGTTGCGCACCAGCCTTTCGGCCTTGCCCTTGTCGCGGCGGAAACATACTTCCACGGGCCACGGGCGGTTTTGCCAGCGCTGTTGGCGCACCATGGCCGAAAGCGCCCGTACGGCCGGCTCCGGATAGGCGTAGCAGGGAATGCCTGCGTCCAGCAACATGTCCCTGCCCGGGCTCACGCGGCTGTCGCCCATGAAACAGGCGAACATGGGTTTGTCCGAAGTTTCGGCCACGTCGATGACCGCTTGTGCGGTTTCGGTTATCTGTGCCGAGGCCGTGGGTGTGAGCACCACCATGACCGCATGGGTCATGTCATCGTCCACCACGGCTTCGAGCGTGGCGCGGTAGCGGTCGGCCCCGGCGTCTCCGATGATGTCGATGGGGTTGTACAGCGAGGCGTATGCGGGCAGGGCCGCGCGCAGGGCGGTTATGGTCTGCGACGCCGGCGTGGCCAGGTGCAGCCCGGAAAGCTCGCAGGCGTCGGCCGCCAGAATGCCCGGTCCGCCCGAATTGGTTATCACCGTGAGGTTGTGCCCCTGGGGGAGCGGCTGGCAGGAAAAGGCGCGGGCAAGATCGAACAGGGATTCGATGTCGTCCACCTGAATGATGCCGGATTGGGCAAAGGCAGCCCTGCAGGCCTCGATGGAGCCGCTGACCGAGCCCGTGTGGCTGGACGTGGCCCGTGCGCCCGCCTGCGTGGTGCCTGCCTTGATCATGATCACGGGTTTTTTTTCCGTGACCTTTTGCGCCACGCGCATGAATTCGCGACCGTTTTCCAGGGATTCCAGATAGCCGATGATGACCGAGGTGCCCGGATCGTCTGCCATGGCTTCCAGCGCGTCGGCTTCGGAAATGCCCGCCTTGTTGCCGAGGCTCAGGAATTTGGAGAAGCCGAGCTTTTCGCCCATGGCCCAGTCGAGGATGGCGGAACAGAGCGCGCCGGACTGGGAAAAGAATCCTATGTTCCCCTGCGGCGGTACCTGGGCGGCAATGGAAGCGTTCAGGTGGTGTCCGGTATTGATCAGGCCGAGGCTGTTGGGTCCCATGAGCACGAAACCCCAGCGTGTGGCGATGTTGGCCATTTCCTGTTCCAGT
Protein-coding regions in this window:
- a CDS encoding nitroreductase family protein; translation: MELFEALNTRRSIRKFTDEPVADGDLRAVLEAAMMAPSAGNAQPWQFVVIRDRDTLAKVTTINPYAAMAPKSPVSVLVCGDLSLEKFAGYWVQDCSAAIQNLLLAAHGSGLGAVWTGIYPMQDRVDGFRQLLGLPEHVVPLGLVVLGHPNQHMKSEPRFREDRIHRDRWEA
- a CDS encoding putative quinol monooxygenase; the encoded protein is METICVHVLFEARPGFGDRLAKVLLRLQDNSRKDSGCLQYDMHRLPDDPDQFMLYERWESQELLDAHLGAEHLAGVQKEMADVLVDKPLITIWNPLKGE
- a CDS encoding flavodoxin family protein is translated as MNIVAFNGSARRGGNTAAMLKAAMAPLEAAGIETELVELGGRKMHGCIACYKCFENKDHRCAVNNDFMNECIDRMHDADGILLGSPTYYANISTEMKALIDRAGLVARANGNSLRRKVGAGVVVARRGGAVHAFNSLNHFFFINEMVVPGADYWNMGFGLEKGDVLKDEEAMNTMRILGENMAWVMEALHKA
- a CDS encoding MarR family winged helix-turn-helix transcriptional regulator, with product MPELERLTLLIVEFFEKLSSWEHGVVRDNGLSLPQMHTLEILGIHSALRMKELAGKMGVTTGTLTVMVDRLEAAGLVRRRPHDTDRRSILVELTSAGMEIFAEHDMQHNRLTADITSTLTDQEREVLEAALEKMNREF
- a CDS encoding sulfite exporter TauE/SafE family protein yields the protein MNTDTLFLVALQSGLFLGLIHGINPCGHSWVVLAPFVAGDSSGRRVSVLTASFITGTTLGCLAIGLALGLLSTGLPDSVRAVTDVVTAGIIVLLGLILLVRPQLLHNHDHCHCGHEHCHSDHKHDRNDHAHSPLSARRSTAWGLAILGFVNMIVPCPTVAIMYSYALESGSAFRSMAVFGIYALSTGVALAGVIYAIFKVAGIMRRLQRPWVEPAIMRTAGLLTVAFGTYTLYGDFIS
- a CDS encoding PAS domain S-box protein; the encoded protein is MKRSTLLIPAILFAVLVAATFVVQQADDKAQRTKERLDTFYKLSAIQSRFENALGDKLNIMRGLKASVASNPDMTAQEFDTLTRSLAFGQTGVLAVILTRGNTIVHAYPTSSRLSLVGSSIHDGLSRVQTEVIENSIARRSMYLAGPVSLQNGTKGIVAATPVFLHKEGRIDAGPFWGTVTMIIAPEPLFLEAGLTEYPLLQKALKTPSADGGWDVIFGEAAVFRNDPVIMNVLLPQGYWMLAAAPEGGWGPSPYRPFIIGSGLLLALLVSLVVWFSLHQMQARELAQEEYMHLVHQARSLILRLETDGTVAFINEYALSFYELEKNDVLGKPFAGTLVPEVSVDGTNQVGKINLMLRDPASVPVHELQSVRKNGEIVWVSWANRPSYDNRGRLRDVLCVGTDMTRRRQMEEALRKSESKYRLLTENVTDVIWGLDANMRFTYISPSDRKLRGYEASEVLGRPLWDFIAPGSRPVLLNAVSALEKSIRNRLPPNKSLTLTLEMKCRNGSTVWVETRATVLYNEEGEMVGMQGVSRDISDMKRAEALRDDMERMARHDLKTPLGAVIGLPDEIIRMGNLDDRQTQMLGVIRKAGESMLQLINRSLDLYKMETGTYRIEPVQIDLLYLLDQISAEIRPLLRARSISFGVNAPDGAQTFPFMGEETLMLSMLSNMIKNAIEASPEGGSVQVELSRNHAVTISVHNQGAVPQELRDTFFDKYAKGSGSKGSGLGTYSIRLIARTHGGDARLDTSLPGETVVTVTLPAS
- a CDS encoding zinc dependent phospholipase C family protein, which produces MKTILTLCAGFCATLTAIMAFPADAMAWGPGAHLAIGQFALDNLHLFPALLAQNLFRHSTAFLYGCLSADIFIGKGTRFKPGHSHNWETGLTLMESARDPRTKAYARGYLTHLAADVVAHNYFVPNMLWNMPYGGKASHVYVEMQADLKIDWNPRTALKLFRTPSRRQEGALLSATAQRRWTFLIKKRLMMGSLNLCTRKTWDQSLGIAERVQPWAQAHDYLEDMLDLATRAAMDVLVSPAETAARSFDPIGSRNLDRVRGLRTRKLRRRTTTRFLFPTPAELAALPVRATATTRYAKAQGQ
- a CDS encoding MATE family efflux transporter, which produces MHEKSLTTLPIPGLIRSIAIPASVGFFFNTMYNVVDTWFAGLIGTEAQAALSLALPVFFIIIAVGSGIQTGSMALIGGALGAKKNDEARLFVVQTVSFGLVSSVLLGFFGIRFAPVLFGIMGAHGPYLDTCMAYMTPIFMGAPAFLLVFMFNATLQATGDTRTMRNFLIAGAVLNCVLDPWFIFGGLGVPAMGVSGVAWATVVIQCIGSAYLLYKARRTGLLCTARGRNLIPRPTLFLDIARQGFPATLNFLTIGMGMFVVNAFISDFGQQAVAAYGVAMRVEQVAFMPGIGLNVAALSIVAQNHGAGNVDRIRETMLTCIKYGAWVMLPVAVPVIAFARPLMNIFTADQTVADMGAAYLRIDALIFLGYIIIFVCTSALQGMKRPAFAVWLGLWRQFAAPILFFWVCTDLLHLGLTSVWWSIFAITWSSAAIAYRYADTNIKRLGA
- a CDS encoding phosphotransacetylase family protein codes for the protein MPGLYIGSTTGYSGKNMIVMGLGLKFQKEGYNVGYMKPVGAMPVEVDGKLGDDDALFVQDVLGLDQDPEKVTPVVVTQDFKVKAFSGKMDGLTDTIAENYEALSKDRDVTLVAGSGSMYSGKYCDTDAVTVVKRLGIKTVIIDRFEKELKYDYLAVMKEALGDNLIGVVLNDVPPHFMDEVNQLLAPFLKSRGINVLGVIPRDPLMGAIKVGDLAERLGGKIISAHNKADRVVESFLIGTMQVENFMTHFRKKKNSAIIVGGDRSDVQLVALEGDCPCLVLTGNLYPNDIILTRSEVLETPIIMVREDTYSVAKKMDSILSRHKLRDAIKIKQGADLVANNIDFKFLEKELGLKK
- a CDS encoding acetate--CoA ligase family protein, yielding MQSVDKFEPLFRPQSIAVVGASRKKHKLGHVITANIVGAGYKGKLYPVNPAGGEILGQTVYASCADLPEAPDLGIVIVPRDRVLRSLVELGRAGAGAVLIITAGFRETGREGFELEQEMANIATRWGFVLMGPNSLGLINTGHHLNASIAAQVPPQGNIGFFSQSGALCSAILDWAMGEKLGFSKFLSLGNKAGISEADALEAMADDPGTSVIIGYLESLENGREFMRVAQKVTEKKPVIMIKAGTTQAGARATSSHTGSVSGSIEACRAAFAQSGIIQVDDIESLFDLARAFSCQPLPQGHNLTVITNSGGPGILAADACELSGLHLATPASQTITALRAALPAYASLYNPIDIIGDAGADRYRATLEAVVDDDMTHAVMVVLTPTASAQITETAQAVIDVAETSDKPMFACFMGDSRVSPGRDMLLDAGIPCYAYPEPAVRALSAMVRQQRWQNRPWPVEVCFRRDKGKAERLVRNALEIHLPELRQAQAFEMAMAYELPVPESKLARTSDQAARAAKKIGYPVALKIVSPHIDRRSGLDAVALNLETPQQVRSAFRDITSRVMRLRPGAYITGCLVQSMGPANAREVKIRLRQDPQFGPMVGFSMAGPAADILGDEAWRLAPLTLQDAQEIVREIRSYPLLRGVRGQPPVNFGALEDMVMTVSQMADDFPNIREAELNPVLVDEYGALVADLRLTVG